The following coding sequences are from one Capsicum annuum cultivar UCD-10X-F1 chromosome 3, UCD10Xv1.1, whole genome shotgun sequence window:
- the LOC107842387 gene encoding serine/threonine-protein kinase AGC1-7 — protein MSTMSLEDTFQPSKVSDCTDTSSSSTTPLKPHTGGDVRWDAVNSASGRGGPPLGLSNFRLLKRLGYGDIGSVYLVELRGTNTYFAMKVMDKGSLASRNKLLRAQTEREILGLLDHPFLPTLYSHFETDKFYCLVMEFCSGGNLHTLRQKQPNKHFTEEASRFYASEVLLALEYLHMLGIVYRDLKPENVLVRDEGHIMLSDFDLSLRCSVNPTLVKSSSVHGGGGNLSSGTGILDNDNAVQGCIQPSTFFPRNILPTKKNRKSKSDFGLFVGGSLPELMAEPTNVRSMSFVGTHEYLAPEIIRGEGHGSAVDWWTFGIFLYELLHGTTPFKGSGNRATLFNVVGQPLRFPETPQVSAIARDLIRGLLVKEPHKRIAYKRGATEIKQHPFFEGVNWALVRSAAPPSIPEPVDFAQYASKEASAHCSDKKMPDTESQDKSKNTSTDSSYIDFEYF, from the exons ATGAGCACCATGTCATTAGAAGATACATTTCAGCCCAGCAAAGTTAGTGACTGCACAGATACTAGCTCCAGTAGTACTACACCCCTGAAGCCACATACTGGTGGTGATGTTCGATGGGATGCGGTTAATTCAGCTTCTGGTAGAGGCGGACCTCCCCTTGGTCTAAGCAATTTTCGGTTGTTGAAGCGTCTTGGATATGGGGATATTGGAAGTGTGTACCTTGTGGAACTCAGGGGAACAAATACCTACTTTGCAATGAAAGTGATGGATAAAGGATCTCTTGCAAGTAGAAATAAACTGCTGAGAGCACAAACGGAGAGGGAGATTCTTGGTCTACTTGACCACCCATTCTTGCCCACCTTATATTCTCACTTTGAAACTGATAAGTTCTATTGCTTAGTCATGGAGTTCTGCAGTGGAGGTAACCTGCATACCCTCCGCCAAAAGCAGCCCAATAAGCATTTTACTGAGGAGGCGTCTAG ATTTTATGCATCCGAGGTGTTGCTGGCACTTGAGTATCTGCACATGCTAGGAATTGTTTACAGGGATCTTAAGCCAGAAAATGTACTAGTGAGAGATGAGGGTCATATAATGCTGTCTGATTTCGACCTATCCCTCCGCTGCTCTGTCAATCCAACACTCGTCAAGTCTTCATCTGTACATGGAGGAGGCGGGAATCTCAGCAGTGGAACCGGCATTTTAGACAATGACAATGCAGTCCAAGGTTGTATTCAGCCCTCGACTTTTTTCCCTCGTAATATTCTCCCTACCAAAAAGAATCGCAAGTCTAAATCAGATTTTGGGCTATTTGTGGGAGGATCACTCCCTGAGCTTATGGCAGAGCCCACTAATGTGCGCTCCATGTCATTTGTTGGCACCCATGAGTACTTGGCCCCTGAGATAATTCGTGGAGAGGGCCATGGTAGTGCAGTGGATTGGTGGACTTTTGGCATATTCTTATATGAACTTCTGCACGGGACAACACCTTTTAAAGGTTCTGGCAATCGTGCCACACTCTTCAATGTTGTCGGACAGCCTTTGAGATTCCCAGAAACTCCGCAAGTGAGTGCTATTGCACGTGATCTTATAAGGGGGCTCCTCGTGAAGGAGCCACACAAGAGAATTGCATATAAGAGGGGTGCTACTGAGATAAAGCAGCACCCTTTTTTCGAGGGTGTCAATTGGGCTTTGGTGAGAAGTGCTGCTCCTCCCTCTATACCTGAACCTGTTGACTTTGCTCAGTATGCCAGTAAAGAAGCATCAGCTCATTGTTCAGATAAGAAAATGCCAGATACTGAAAGTCAAGATAAAAGCAAAAACACTTCTACTGATTCTTCATATATTGACTTTGAGTACTTCTAG